A window of the Clostridium sp. 'White wine YQ' genome harbors these coding sequences:
- a CDS encoding type IV pilus modification PilV family protein produces the protein MKIKKVKKGMTLIEVLISIAILGILIVPLSSMVLTSVSINRMGKEKQQGTNVAQKVLEQIKIIDEPNIAELFTNIRTNFPSREVGTNELKLYYDEDGSPATQTNYKYLIDLTLSEKSHNVINNIVFNNNIQINDSTIIRYNDHPEVSISDELKIQVNDESETNLEMIINGVSYDLNRQNPNIAITFGRSFTNINDNLRIVVENHSSENLNIYINKKNDITANYTIVNSLGRVNQFLNYEDNASYDAINNSVKLDLTTYVHNNQSGQDKRIAHVEGYRNLGE, from the coding sequence ATGAAGATTAAGAAAGTAAAAAAAGGAATGACGCTGATAGAAGTATTAATAAGCATAGCTATTTTAGGTATATTAATAGTGCCTTTAAGTTCAATGGTTTTAACCTCTGTAAGCATAAATAGAATGGGGAAAGAGAAGCAGCAGGGAACAAATGTTGCACAAAAAGTATTAGAACAAATTAAAATTATTGATGAACCTAATATAGCAGAATTATTTACAAATATCAGAACAAATTTCCCTTCTAGAGAGGTTGGAACAAACGAACTTAAACTTTATTATGATGAAGATGGTAGTCCAGCAACACAAACAAACTACAAATATTTAATAGATTTAACCCTTAGTGAAAAGAGTCACAATGTAATAAATAATATTGTGTTTAATAATAATATTCAAATTAATGATTCAACCATAATAAGGTATAATGATCATCCTGAAGTGAGTATTAGTGATGAACTTAAAATCCAAGTTAATGATGAAAGTGAAACCAATTTAGAAATGATAATTAATGGAGTATCTTATGATTTAAACAGACAAAATCCAAATATAGCAATAACATTTGGGAGAAGTTTTACTAATATAAATGATAATCTAAGAATAGTTGTAGAAAATCATAGCAGTGAAAATTTAAATATCTACATTAATAAAAAGAATGATATAACTGCAAATTATACAATTGTAAACAGTCTAGGTAGAGTAAATCAATTTTTAAATTATGAAGATAATGCAAGTTATGATGCGATAAATAATTCAGTAAAATTGGATTTAACTACTTATGTGCACAATAATCAAAGCGGACAAGATAAGAGAATTGCGCACGTAGAAGGATATAGAAATCTTGGAGAGTAA
- a CDS encoding DUF5057 domain-containing protein — protein sequence MSKKSVKKVSIIISLIFIVAIIATGFIIKPKATKAVVNRDTISILEIEPGDKFRLTENSKGATSGEERFKNQVGGKKIIVMHMTMAEYISKVDQINGKYDVVVVGSYSGATGDNFSYTAPFTSKPGYIPFGKEVRNLSGNNYGVANDSILKKNGQTYVEYYSENDITNKRASEILELINSNQLVYIANEVFSNSRTKLYSNFNSISRSNFIKTTNSSITVSSIVIKYTNTSSKPKYRPILTVNNSPADNNRNMNFNYNIISEDNSPLNVNLYLDLNGDGLFKDKELVKQMPVTPENGQISGNIGYTLQNNFVGLLTWKIEIETQNHVKVYQLGSANYSTYDGRKVNVRVLQVYPISQVDGSNKNILSLESDNQIKNLLTQVEDYSLTITSISSTDFNSTAGNSLRLNGRYDMIILGFADSYGYADLSSNAISELKSFINTGQSVMFTHDTLTYRSLPYSLIDSSDKSSKNTTQAFRDVLGQARYKDTINNPSELDVYPQYNVATGAYENRTIPHDISSNLNKITYGYTDGILKMFDSNANAGSYSGASNQVYKMNDGLITQYPFVLSDISVADTHYQWYQLNLEDKDVVPWYTLKPNGNGYNQYDARNYYYTYSKGNLTYSGTGHSGGFTTLEKELFVNTMVKASRGANHAPTLEVTNLDNDQAFSKNQDEINFSVTPSDMDNDKLTTTITVKNASGNAVGSPISYPNRAQGTPIPVSLPKDEYDFTQMGGKMTIVIRTVDPLGAYYEETRTVNLVNDATISLTNTPEVIRGLVGDKVSVNLIANANAGGTNSQITDIKVGIQANDSKYTLDKNSISYDDVMFSPQPNTQSQDGPINVTLNAEGNANIPCNLSYNYNGNNKTGDYSIPIAARTGHINVSVVNQNNQMINGGSIAVTSPGNIISSPISYNGNIMTFGDDSKKLTSGGYSFTLTPPSGYVVVGEATKSYQLGYDNSVQNVQFKVTKAPTVKLTYEKEDGYLKGDSANVQINLVGVKGDSDGEISNIKLRFSNYDTSNMTLDQSNFTFDDISCSPEPQGGTQSRNLSVDFLSDGTLNVDGELSYDLTVEGNTTSITVPCPLTFDVRLGTVSGSVSVIDPVTNVTSVGKPVVVTLKDSSDNVISSTRLTNGAGRYSFNSIKTGSYKISIDEVEGFTLDSTSKVVDVNYDNNARVLNFNYTKINSTLAHGLYNNGTIGTGSPSLTKETYANFGIDIKTYENNPNLVLKLDSKLKSINATNESDFKIYKVTDNGTLEAVSISGKITKLDNLDKGSSYSINLTDVGYKHYIVVYSVKFGSDDTYTNTVSTTGVGNVPVNINCGDLPDLF from the coding sequence ATGAGCAAAAAGAGCGTTAAAAAGGTATCTATAATTATATCATTGATATTTATAGTTGCTATTATAGCTACTGGTTTTATTATTAAACCCAAGGCAACTAAAGCTGTTGTTAATAGGGATACAATTTCTATTTTAGAAATAGAACCAGGTGATAAATTTCGTTTAACAGAAAATTCAAAAGGTGCAACTAGTGGAGAAGAAAGATTTAAAAATCAAGTAGGTGGCAAGAAAATAATAGTTATGCATATGACAATGGCAGAGTATATATCTAAAGTTGATCAAATAAATGGTAAGTATGATGTAGTTGTTGTTGGAAGCTATTCAGGGGCGACAGGAGATAACTTTTCATATACAGCACCGTTTACTTCTAAGCCAGGATACATTCCTTTTGGGAAAGAAGTTAGAAATTTATCTGGAAATAATTATGGAGTTGCAAATGATAGTATTTTGAAAAAAAATGGACAAACTTACGTAGAATACTATAGTGAAAATGATATTACAAATAAAAGAGCTAGTGAAATATTAGAATTAATTAATTCCAATCAACTAGTATATATAGCTAATGAAGTTTTTTCAAATAGTAGAACCAAACTGTATAGTAATTTTAACAGTATTTCAAGAAGTAATTTTATAAAGACAACCAATAGCTCTATAACAGTTAGTAGTATTGTTATTAAATATACTAACACTAGTTCTAAGCCTAAATATAGACCTATATTAACAGTAAATAATAGTCCAGCAGACAATAATAGAAATATGAACTTTAACTATAATATTATTTCTGAAGATAATAGCCCTTTAAATGTAAACTTATATTTAGATTTAAATGGAGATGGGTTGTTTAAGGATAAAGAGTTAGTTAAACAAATGCCAGTAACTCCTGAAAATGGCCAAATATCGGGCAACATAGGATATACTTTGCAAAATAACTTCGTTGGGCTTTTAACTTGGAAGATTGAAATAGAAACCCAAAATCATGTTAAAGTATATCAATTGGGAAGTGCAAATTATAGTACTTATGACGGTAGAAAGGTTAATGTTAGAGTTTTGCAAGTCTATCCAATAAGTCAAGTAGATGGTAGTAATAAAAATATACTATCCTTAGAAAGTGATAATCAAATCAAAAATTTATTAACACAAGTTGAAGATTATTCGTTAACAATTACATCAATATCTTCAACTGACTTTAATTCTACAGCTGGAAATTCATTAAGGTTAAATGGAAGATATGATATGATTATTCTTGGTTTTGCTGATAGTTATGGATATGCTGATTTATCTTCAAATGCCATAAGTGAACTTAAGAGTTTTATAAATACTGGACAGAGTGTAATGTTTACTCACGATACATTAACTTACAGAAGTTTACCATACAGCTTAATAGACTCATCTGATAAAAGCTCTAAAAATACAACTCAAGCGTTTAGGGATGTTTTAGGACAAGCCAGATATAAAGATACCATAAATAATCCAAGTGAATTAGATGTTTATCCCCAATATAATGTAGCTACAGGAGCTTATGAAAACAGAACAATACCACATGATATTTCAAGTAATTTAAACAAAATTACCTATGGGTATACAGACGGTATTCTAAAAATGTTTGATAGCAATGCTAATGCAGGCTCATATAGTGGAGCATCTAACCAAGTATATAAAATGAATGATGGGTTAATCACTCAATATCCATTTGTATTATCAGATATTTCTGTTGCAGATACTCATTATCAGTGGTATCAATTAAATCTCGAAGATAAAGATGTGGTGCCATGGTATACCTTAAAGCCTAATGGGAATGGATATAATCAATATGATGCAAGAAATTATTATTACACCTATTCAAAAGGTAATTTGACATACTCAGGTACAGGGCATAGTGGAGGGTTCACAACGTTAGAAAAGGAACTCTTTGTAAATACAATGGTTAAGGCCTCTAGAGGAGCAAATCATGCACCTACGCTTGAGGTAACAAACTTAGATAATGATCAAGCTTTTTCTAAAAATCAAGACGAAATTAATTTTAGTGTAACTCCATCAGATATGGATAATGATAAACTTACAACAACTATAACAGTAAAAAATGCAAGTGGAAATGCAGTAGGTTCTCCTATTTCATACCCCAATAGAGCTCAAGGAACACCAATTCCGGTTTCTCTACCTAAAGATGAATATGATTTTACCCAGATGGGCGGAAAAATGACAATAGTAATAAGAACAGTTGATCCGTTAGGTGCTTATTACGAAGAAACAAGGACAGTTAATTTAGTAAATGATGCTACAATTTCATTAACTAATACTCCAGAAGTAATTAGGGGATTAGTAGGAGATAAAGTTTCTGTGAATTTAATTGCGAATGCAAATGCAGGAGGGACAAATTCTCAAATAACTGATATTAAAGTTGGAATACAAGCAAATGATAGTAAATATACTTTGGATAAGAATAGCATTTCATATGATGATGTAATGTTTAGCCCTCAGCCAAATACTCAGTCACAAGATGGGCCTATTAATGTTACTTTAAATGCAGAGGGAAATGCAAACATTCCATGTAATTTAAGTTACAATTATAACGGGAATAATAAAACAGGAGATTATTCAATTCCAATAGCAGCAAGAACAGGTCATATAAATGTTTCAGTTGTTAATCAGAATAATCAAATGATTAATGGGGGAAGTATCGCAGTAACATCTCCAGGCAATATAATATCTAGTCCTATTAGTTATAATGGAAATATAATGACTTTTGGAGATGATAGTAAGAAATTGACATCTGGTGGGTATTCATTTACATTGACTCCTCCAAGTGGATATGTTGTAGTAGGTGAGGCCACTAAAAGTTATCAACTAGGATATGATAACTCAGTACAAAATGTTCAATTTAAAGTTACAAAAGCACCTACTGTAAAACTTACTTATGAAAAAGAGGATGGATATTTAAAAGGTGATAGTGCAAATGTTCAGATAAATCTTGTAGGTGTAAAAGGTGATTCTGATGGAGAGATATCAAATATAAAACTAAGATTTTCTAACTATGATACCTCAAATATGACGCTAGATCAAAGTAATTTTACGTTTGATGATATCAGTTGTAGTCCTGAACCTCAAGGAGGGACGCAGAGTAGAAACTTGAGTGTGGATTTCTTGTCTGATGGCACTTTAAATGTCGATGGTGAGCTTAGTTATGACTTAACAGTTGAGGGAAATACCACTAGTATTACAGTTCCGTGTCCATTAACCTTTGATGTAAGGTTAGGCACAGTATCTGGATCAGTAAGTGTTATAGATCCTGTAACTAATGTTACTTCTGTAGGGAAACCTGTTGTTGTAACCTTAAAAGATAGTTCAGATAATGTTATTTCAAGTACAAGACTTACTAATGGTGCTGGAAGATATTCATTTAATAGTATAAAAACAGGTAGCTATAAAATTTCTATAGATGAAGTAGAGGGATTTACTCTAGATTCAACAAGCAAAGTAGTAGATGTTAATTATGATAATAATGCTAGAGTTTTAAACTTTAATTATACAAAGATAAATTCCACTTTAGCACATGGATTATATAATAATGGAACAATCGGAACGGGTTCTCCGAGCTTAACTAAAGAAACTTATGCTAACTTTGGAATAGACATAAAAACTTATGAGAATAATCCTAATTTAGTATTAAAGTTGGACTCAAAACTAAAGTCAATTAATGCAACTAATGAAAGTGATTTCAAAATTTATAAAGTTACAGATAACGGTACTTTAGAAGCGGTAAGTATAAGTGGCAAGATAACTAAGTTAGATAACCTAGATAAAGGATCATCCTATAGTATAAATTTAACTGATGTTGGGTATAAACATTATATTGTAGTATATAGTGTTAAGTTTGGAAGTGATGACACCTATACAAATACTGTTTCGACTACAGGAGTAGGGAATGTACCTGTAAATATAAATTGTGGAGATTTGCCAGATTTATTTTAA
- the pilM gene encoding type IV pilus assembly protein PilM produces the protein MAANKLKSINLDTIKKLMNTDLSSLRNKINQQSNKKSQKKRREVNKTFLSFDLGSEKIKIAVGKFYKGKFTIEKLITADTPEDSIQDGNIMNLPALEYFIMQKLSNENIKIKDAICTNNSTSIINREIVIPEVQEDEIDTVVKYEIQQYLPLNMNDYIIQSKVIEKAEIEGKKGLRTLVITYPDRMASTYYKTLTNVGLKPVALDISYNSLNKLLNNSRKINDSEYNSKDTLAFIDLGANSLGVNIYRDGNLDFSRIIKSGGSNIDVAISKTLELPISEAEKIKVTSGSLSNIEENEVNSIIKDVVDEWISELQRIIQFYRNRKMGNTIDKIFIYGGSSSIKGIEEYITDKIGISTEKVQSIDSINYGESIEKYLNAIGALIRI, from the coding sequence TTGGCAGCTAATAAGTTGAAATCCATAAATTTAGATACAATAAAGAAATTAATGAATACGGATCTAAGTAGTTTAAGAAATAAGATAAATCAACAGTCCAATAAAAAATCCCAGAAGAAAAGAAGGGAAGTTAATAAGACATTTCTTTCTTTTGATTTAGGTAGCGAAAAAATAAAAATAGCAGTAGGAAAATTCTATAAAGGAAAATTTACTATAGAAAAACTTATTACAGCAGATACACCAGAAGATTCAATTCAAGATGGAAACATCATGAATCTACCTGCATTAGAGTATTTTATTATGCAAAAGTTATCAAATGAGAATATAAAAATTAAAGATGCTATATGCACCAATAATTCAACCTCAATAATAAACAGAGAAATAGTTATACCTGAAGTACAAGAGGATGAAATTGATACTGTTGTAAAGTATGAGATACAACAATACCTGCCTCTTAATATGAATGATTATATAATTCAAAGCAAGGTTATTGAAAAAGCAGAAATTGAAGGCAAAAAAGGACTTAGAACATTAGTTATAACATATCCAGATAGAATGGCAAGTACTTATTATAAAACTCTTACTAATGTTGGATTAAAGCCTGTGGCTTTAGATATATCATACAATTCATTAAACAAGCTACTAAATAATAGTAGAAAAATAAATGATAGCGAATATAATTCCAAAGACACATTAGCATTTATTGATTTAGGGGCTAATAGTCTTGGAGTTAACATATATAGGGATGGAAATCTTGATTTTTCAAGAATAATAAAATCTGGCGGAAGTAATATTGATGTAGCAATTAGCAAGACCTTAGAGCTTCCAATTAGTGAAGCAGAGAAAATTAAGGTTACAAGTGGAAGCTTATCTAATATAGAAGAGAATGAAGTTAACAGCATTATAAAGGATGTTGTAGATGAGTGGATATCAGAATTGCAGAGAATAATTCAATTCTATAGAAATAGGAAGATGGGAAATACAATAGATAAGATTTTTATTTATGGAGGTTCTTCAAGCATAAAAGGTATAGAAGAATATATAACTGATAAAATAGGTATCTCTACAGAAAAAGTTCAAAGCATTGATAGTATAAATTATGGTGAGTCAATAGAGAAATATTTAAATGCAATAGGCGCACTTATAAGGATATAG
- a CDS encoding type II secretion system protein — translation MTKAITTKRKKKGFTLIELIIVLAIMAILAAIAIPGFNAIRQNSRIKADKQSCEVIKKAVQTLVVDGTLTHTGTVTLTTASDLALVSGTIDSTDITALRGVLADVKAPTDTTVTGNKFTVQITSTAVEVKTESDGVRTSSATF, via the coding sequence ATGACAAAAGCAATTACAACAAAAAGAAAAAAGAAAGGTTTTACCTTAATCGAACTTATTATAGTTTTAGCTATTATGGCAATACTTGCAGCTATTGCAATTCCAGGATTTAATGCGATAAGACAAAATTCAAGAATTAAAGCTGATAAGCAAAGTTGTGAAGTAATTAAAAAAGCAGTACAGACTTTAGTTGTAGATGGAACACTAACTCATACTGGTACAGTAACATTAACAACAGCATCTGATCTTGCACTGGTAAGTGGAACTATAGATAGTACTGATATAACTGCACTTAGGGGCGTTCTTGCAGATGTCAAGGCACCTACAGATACTACAGTTACTGGAAATAAGTTTACTGTACAAATAACTAGTACAGCTGTTGAAGTAAAGACAGAGAGTGATGGTGTAAGAACATCTAGTGCTACATTCTAA
- a CDS encoding type II secretion system F family protein, with protein MPNYRYKAMNQKGERLQGTYKAESEDEVINMISANNYYPLLVEEIQEGTKIELSSFEKVKTKDIAVFCRQFYTMLNAGVTINRSLHILSMQLTNKKLKESVGNIEEEVKKGQTLSEAMKMQGNIFPNLLVSMIETGEVSGNLDSVFLRMSTHYEKENKINNKVKSAMIYPAVLSVVAVVVVVVLLTFIMPTFIDLFTQSGAELPIPTKILLAISGGLRNYGLIIIFIVASIGFLIRYYFRSEAGQLTSSKIKLSLPILKTLNQKIIVSRFTRTLATLLSSGVTLVQALEVVSSVVGNKVAEEILNKVRESVIKGEGLANSISENSIFPPMLSSMIMIGEESGSLDDILNKTADFYDEELETAVQRATAMLEPLLIVVMGVVIGFIIISIMLPMFSMYNNI; from the coding sequence GTGCCCAATTATAGGTATAAGGCCATGAACCAAAAGGGGGAACGGCTTCAAGGAACATATAAAGCAGAATCAGAAGATGAAGTTATAAATATGATTAGTGCAAACAATTATTATCCTTTACTTGTAGAAGAAATACAAGAAGGCACTAAAATAGAATTATCTTCTTTTGAAAAAGTAAAAACCAAGGATATAGCAGTATTTTGCAGACAATTTTATACAATGTTAAATGCTGGAGTAACAATAAATAGATCATTACATATATTATCCATGCAGCTAACTAACAAAAAATTAAAAGAGAGCGTTGGAAATATAGAAGAGGAAGTTAAAAAGGGCCAAACTCTATCAGAGGCAATGAAAATGCAAGGTAACATTTTCCCGAATTTGCTAGTGAGTATGATAGAAACGGGTGAAGTAAGTGGAAATCTCGATAGTGTATTTTTAAGAATGTCCACTCACTATGAAAAAGAAAACAAAATAAATAATAAGGTTAAATCAGCCATGATTTACCCTGCAGTATTAAGTGTTGTTGCAGTAGTAGTTGTTGTGGTATTGCTGACCTTTATTATGCCAACATTTATAGATCTATTTACTCAAAGCGGAGCAGAACTGCCTATACCAACAAAGATTTTATTAGCTATTAGTGGCGGATTAAGAAATTATGGATTAATTATAATTTTTATAGTTGCATCTATTGGATTTTTAATAAGATATTATTTTAGAAGTGAAGCAGGACAATTAACCTCAAGTAAAATAAAATTGTCTTTGCCAATTTTGAAAACACTAAATCAAAAAATTATTGTTTCTAGATTTACTAGAACTCTAGCAACCTTGCTATCAAGTGGTGTAACATTGGTACAAGCTCTTGAGGTAGTTTCAAGTGTTGTTGGCAACAAGGTTGCAGAAGAAATCTTAAATAAGGTTAGAGAATCAGTAATAAAAGGGGAAGGTTTGGCTAACTCCATAAGCGAGAATAGTATATTTCCACCCATGCTTTCTTCCATGATTATGATTGGGGAAGAATCGGGGTCTTTAGATGATATTTTAAATAAAACAGCAGATTTCTATGATGAAGAGTTAGAAACGGCAGTGCAAAGAGCCACTGCAATGTTAGAACCACTTCTTATTGTAGTGATGGGAGTTGTAATAGGATTTATAATAATTTCCATAATGTTACCTATGTTTAGTATGTATAACAATATATAA
- a CDS encoding prepilin-type N-terminal cleavage/methylation domain-containing protein, protein MKKRKKAFTIIELLLVLALSAVVLGVVFSFFLSNTRTINATGVNSDLQEEAQDITQKITKDLMEAESIRTIINSESVDVLTRNSCDISRVEIGFLTVESVTYLLSGSNLTKNGEVIGKDVQSLNVETLDGRSFSQTKGVKITINLSKDFANETYTYKSSTNIIFRNKDATI, encoded by the coding sequence TTGAAAAAAAGAAAAAAGGCATTTACAATTATAGAATTACTTTTAGTGTTAGCTTTATCTGCAGTAGTTTTAGGTGTTGTGTTTTCCTTTTTCCTATCAAATACCAGAACTATTAATGCAACAGGAGTAAATTCCGATTTACAAGAAGAAGCACAAGATATAACTCAAAAGATAACGAAGGATTTAATGGAGGCAGAATCCATTAGAACTATAATAAATTCTGAGAGTGTAGATGTTCTAACGAGAAATAGCTGTGATATATCAAGAGTAGAGATAGGATTTCTTACGGTAGAAAGTGTCACTTATTTATTAAGTGGAAGCAATCTAACTAAAAATGGAGAGGTAATAGGAAAGGATGTTCAATCTTTAAATGTAGAAACTTTGGACGGAAGAAGTTTCTCACAAACAAAGGGTGTGAAAATTACAATAAACTTATCAAAAGATTTTGCAAATGAGACCTATACTTATAAGTCATCAACTAATATAATATTTAGAAACAAGGATGCAACTATATAG
- a CDS encoding pilus assembly protein PilO — MKISSREKFLLGILLTALIIVGYYELVFVNQRASVNKLKNTKAETEMRYNTVMDTVNSLDKKKEDLKVLKSKIYDKSEKLYPTIIQEKIIVELDDLLKKSNVNGSISFSDISVKGIELNASKAQKLPENSFEPFIKQYNGDSTSNTSEKNDSNNNPSKDTSLNVEQIKVTLNYSGTYDNLMKLISNIEKNSKKIVLSNLVVMSGGNTQVNGSLVLNYYSVPKVDKQDEDYFNWTLNNNYGKSNPFDIGVTSTSVTKSNNYDFIMTARASKSDLATVGLRYASDKKMETGIYADSNSPEDVEITLSQKGGKYYYKYKTSRESYPKEYSGTGVQFNPNGSNILIDIISNIRLDDNDKSGVNLKVINSTDKEVSVNIIGDDSSRPRVKVASEGKTVNITNSK, encoded by the coding sequence ATGAAGATAAGTAGTAGGGAAAAGTTTTTACTTGGAATATTACTAACTGCTTTAATAATTGTAGGATATTATGAATTAGTTTTTGTAAATCAAAGAGCAAGTGTAAATAAATTGAAGAATACAAAGGCAGAAACTGAAATGAGATACAATACTGTTATGGATACAGTTAATTCTTTAGATAAGAAAAAGGAAGATTTAAAGGTATTAAAATCAAAGATATATGATAAATCTGAGAAATTATATCCAACGATAATCCAAGAAAAGATAATTGTAGAGTTAGATGATCTTTTAAAGAAGTCTAATGTTAATGGCAGCATCTCTTTTAGTGATATTTCTGTAAAAGGAATTGAATTAAATGCAAGTAAGGCTCAAAAGTTACCTGAAAATTCTTTTGAACCATTTATAAAACAATATAATGGAGACTCTACTTCAAATACAAGTGAAAAAAATGATTCAAATAATAATCCAAGTAAAGATACTTCATTAAATGTTGAGCAAATAAAAGTGACATTAAATTATTCGGGAACTTATGATAACTTAATGAAGTTAATTAGTAATATTGAGAAAAATTCTAAAAAAATAGTATTATCTAATTTAGTTGTTATGTCAGGAGGAAATACTCAAGTAAATGGTTCTTTAGTGCTAAACTACTATAGTGTACCGAAAGTAGACAAACAAGATGAGGATTATTTTAATTGGACACTTAATAATAATTATGGTAAATCTAATCCTTTTGATATAGGGGTAACAAGTACCTCTGTAACAAAAAGTAATAACTATGACTTTATTATGACTGCAAGAGCAAGTAAATCAGACTTAGCAACTGTGGGATTAAGATATGCAAGTGATAAAAAAATGGAGACCGGCATTTATGCAGATAGCAATTCACCGGAGGATGTAGAAATTACACTTTCACAAAAGGGCGGGAAATATTACTATAAATACAAGACCAGTAGAGAAAGTTATCCTAAGGAATATTCAGGAACAGGGGTTCAGTTTAATCCTAATGGAAGCAATATATTAATTGATATCATCTCAAATATAAGATTAGATGATAATGATAAGTCAGGAGTTAACCTTAAGGTAATAAATAGTACAGATAAGGAAGTTAGTGTAAATATTATAGGGGATGATTCTTCAAGACCAAGAGTTAAGGTCGCTAGTGAAGGTAAAACAGTTAATATTACCAATAGTAAATAG
- a CDS encoding PilN domain-containing protein → MKDFNFFAPYQGKQKQAKDKKIYIYTLGLVLIVVIFGTLIWNSVSIFLLNRDIKKYNSSINAADVQQKYKEAEDINNKSSILNKYNASIDIINATISKKDRISSETIHSINSTLPKEVSFASITIDENAIDLQGSAKNRQAIGEFQHNMKELDIVSDAQIINISDVDNGNYKFELKCTLKDVDK, encoded by the coding sequence ATGAAGGATTTTAACTTTTTTGCCCCTTATCAAGGGAAACAAAAGCAAGCTAAGGATAAAAAGATATATATTTACACATTAGGTTTAGTGTTGATAGTAGTTATTTTTGGAACTCTTATATGGAACTCAGTTAGCATTTTCCTATTAAATAGAGATATTAAAAAATATAATTCAAGTATAAATGCAGCTGATGTTCAACAGAAATATAAAGAAGCAGAAGATATAAATAATAAAAGTAGTATATTAAATAAATATAATGCATCAATTGATATCATAAATGCAACTATCTCAAAAAAAGATAGAATTTCTTCAGAAACAATTCATAGTATAAATTCAACATTACCAAAGGAAGTAAGTTTTGCAAGTATAACAATAGATGAAAATGCAATTGATCTACAAGGTTCAGCTAAGAATAGACAAGCTATTGGTGAGTTTCAGCATAATATGAAAGAGTTAGATATTGTATCTGATGCACAGATTATAAATATTAGTGATGTTGATAATGGTAATTATAAATTCGAGTTAAAATGCACATTAAAGGATGTGGATAAGTAA